The following are encoded in a window of Leptodactylus fuscus isolate aLepFus1 chromosome 9, aLepFus1.hap2, whole genome shotgun sequence genomic DNA:
- the SEC61A1 gene encoding protein transport protein Sec61 subunit alpha has product MGIKFLEVIKPFCAILPEIQKPERKIQFKEKVLWTAITLFIFLVCCQIPLFGIMSSDSADPFYWMRVILASNRGTLMELGISPIVTSGLIMQLLAGAKIIEVGDTPKDRALFNGAQKLFGMIITIGQAIVYVMTGMYGDPSEMGAGICLLITIQLFVAGLIVLLLDELLQKGYGLGSGISLFIATNICETIVWKAFSPTTVNTGRGTEFEGAIIALFHLLATRTDKVRALREAFYRQNLPNLMNLIATIFVFAVVIYFQGFRVDLPIKSARYRGQYNTYPIKLFYTSNIPIILQSALVSNLYVISQMLSARFSGNLLVNLLGTWSDTSSGGPARAYPVGGLCYYLSPPESFGSVLDDPVHAVVYIVFMLGSCAFFSKTWIEVSGSSAKDVAKQLKEQQMVMRGHRETSMVHELNRYIPTAAAFGGLCIGALSVLADFLGAIGSGTGILLAVTIIYQYFEIFVKEQSEVGSMGALLF; this is encoded by the exons ATGGGCA TCAAATTTCTTGAAGTAATAAAGCCCTTCTGTGCGATATTGCCAGAGATCCAAAAGCCAGAAAGAAAG aTCCAATTTAAAGAAAAAGTATTATGGACGGCGATCACCCTGTTCATCTTCTTAGTATGCTGCCAG atCCCCCTCTTTGGTATCATGTCTTCAGACTCCGCAGATCCCTTTTACTGGATGAGAGTTATCTTGGCTTCCAACAGAG GTACCTTGATGGAGCTGGGTATCTCTCCCATCGTCACCTCTGGTCTCATCATGCAGCTTCTGGCTGGTGCCAAGATCATTGAGGTTGGAGACACACCAAAGGACAGAGCCTTGTTCAACGGAGCACAGAAGT TGTTCGGTATGATCATCACAATCGGCCAGGCTATTGTCTACGTCATGACTGGCATGTATGGAGATCCCTCTGAGATGGGTGCTGGCATCTGTCTGCTTATCACCATTCAG CTGTTTGTTGCCGGTCTTATTGTCTTACTTCTGGATGAGCTGCTGCAGAAGGGCTACGGTTTGGGATCTGGTATCTCTCTCTTCATTGCTACCAATATCTGCGAGACAATTGTATGGAAAGCCTTCAGCCCAACCACTGTGAACACCGGCAGAG GCACAGAGTTTGAGGGAGCCATCATTGCCCTATTCCACCTGCTCGCCACTCGTACTGATAAGGTCCGTGCTCTCCGGGAAGCCTTCTACCGCCAAAACCTGCCCAACCTTATGAACCTGATAGCCACCATCTTTGTCTTCGCTGTAGTAATATACTTCCAG GGCTTCAGAGTCGACCTCCCCATCAAGTCTGCGCGTTACCGTGGACAGTACAACACTTACCCCATTAAGCTGTTCTACACCTCCAACATTCCCATCATCCTGCAGTCTGCCCTGGTCTCCAACTTGTACGTCATCTCTCAGATGCTGTCTGCCCGTTTCAGTGGCAACCTGCTAGTCAACCTCCTGGGCACGTGGTCT GACACCTCCTCCGGTGGACCTGCACGAGCCTATCCCGTGGGTGGACTGTGTTATTACCTATCTCCGCCGGAGTCGTTTGGTTCTGTGCTAGATGATCCGGTGCATGCTGTAGTCTACATAGTGTTCATGCTGGGCTCCTGCGCTTTCTTCTCCAAGACCTGGATTGAAGTATCTGGCTCTTCAGCAAAGGAT GTTGCAAAGCAGCTGAAAGAGCAGCAGATGGTGATGAGAGGACACAGAGAGACATCCATGGTGCACGAGCTGAACAG GTACATCCCTACAGCCGCTGCCTTTGGTGGTCTTTGCATCGGAGCGCTCTCAGTCCTCGCTGACTTCCTGGGTGCCATTGGCTCTGGAACTGGTATCCTATTGGCCGTCACCATCATCTATCAATACTTTGAGATCTTCGTCAAGGAGCAGAGCGAGGTCGGCAGCATGGGCGCGCTTCTCTTCTAA